A genome region from Eurosta solidaginis isolate ZX-2024a chromosome 2, ASM4086904v1, whole genome shotgun sequence includes the following:
- the Cep97 gene encoding centrosomal protein of 97 kDa isoform X2 has product MSEEDNDKITLDLSKKQLKKVPKQEDAQNVRVLKLDENELQKIDNIDSYLKIEVLSLSKNQLLRMYGVCRLHCLRELNLSFNGILSIEGLKDCIHLRHLNLEGNNIKTIEHLNNNIKLEYLNLAENSIGSISDISFLKNLKELYLHGNRLTHLRQCDKYLPVSLEILSLAKNNISDLNEICTLLNLTNLHSLTLSENPCIMLTGNAETSIFFSGFDHRPFVLNWCMSLKVIDGFVVDPIESLKAEWLYSQGRGRQFRIGEQAALAKYLSSVCPLIGKALENENERKLRLILSKAQQHQRQLQEEITENSNASSNNSPSSGRRKTSSRIQSPRFSRLSGRQGSPESMVNSYHGNTTSETTPNSVNNHAAPMTTSLIENIKHDAMLMSQSFEGSSTSGCSNINTRSNNSQESTPRTITPNPYNDQNYANMPTNVVGPLAAASKMVPVPETLMSPDVCPAVVAQRVTVNAINTQLQNSKTHKNKDNKLNSPKMRSPHLTKRNTIERCSPNMSPRRGSSTSNMLLQHNNVSSISRAVAVHAQSQVDNQMKSRLASSSIHIATPETGSAGALSSDDDSDHINIDKLKTIRNKAAQRSQQQQKEVAAMVAASNAQFNQNNATESSAVVIQKIWRGYRTRKKTKDIAEKLLKIRTHEYIDKLTKDMELTKAQLENERKIQQLQMQAINALWKKVSTMQGCSTTAGSAAQASSDGASNTVEGQVKSAAATTMIDSSSTAAVHDLAKTCTMLTSQVQQLQGSMRDILNCLTLFCNLPQENVKQLLSAGVADALSNEKRDCAATQTEIIAVHTPQIENQSNFPFSKIRPSSLPLDKQKSQHKQLVGGTTAITAATGGSEIIRNETTTQQQQTQHQRFQHEQIAEDCDRDEESGIQSEDVQSMVDAGFLFLFIRFLFLFITFYYFNLNPNGMKVDLYIKWWRKNLSLSDNAA; this is encoded by the exons GTGAGGAAGATAATGACAAAATAACCTTGGATCTCTCGAAAAAGCAATTGAAAAAAGTGCCGAAACAAGAAGATGCACAAAATGTAAGAGTACTCAAATTAGATGAGAATGAGCTACAGAAGATCGACAACATCGATTCCTACTTAAAAATTGAAGTT CTTTCACTTAGCAAAAATCAGCTACTTCGTATGTATGGCGTTTGTCGACTACATTGTCTGCGTGAACTAAATCTCTCCTTCAATGGAATACTGTCGATTGAGGGCCTCAAGGATTGCATACATTTGCGACATTTGAATTTGGaaggaaataatataaaaacgatTGAACATTtgaacaataatattaaattggaatatttaaatTTAGCAGAGAACAGTATAGGTAGTATATCGGATATttcgtttttgaaaaatttgaag GAATTGTATTTGCATGGTAATCGTTTAACACATCTACGCCAATGTGATAAATATCTGCCTgtttcattagaaattttatcattagcaaaaaataacataagcgatttaaatgaaatttgtacATTGTTGAATTTGACAAATTTGCATAGTTTAACGCTGAGTGAAAATCCTTGTATTATGCTGACTGGAAATGCCga AACTTCTATTTTTTTCAGCGGCTTCGATCATCGTCCATTTGTGCTTAATTGGTGCATGAGCTTGAAAGTAATTGATGGCTTTGTAGTGGACCCTATTGAGAG CCTAAAAGCAGAGTGGCTTTACAGTCAAGGACGTGGTCGACAATTTCGCATTGGCGAACAAGCTGCCTTAGCTAAGTATTTAAGTTCAGTTTGTCCACTAATAGGAAAAGCTTTAGAAAATGAAAACGAACGTAAATTACGTTTAATACTCAGCAAAGCACAACAGCATCAACGTCAATTGCAAGAAGAAATAACAGAGAATTCAAATGCATCGAGTAATAATTCACCTTCGTCGGGTAGACGAAAGACTAGTAGTCGTATACAATCACCGAGAT TTTCGCGACTAAGTGGTCGTCAAGGTTCGCCCGAATCAATGGTAAATAGCTATCATGGTAATACAACAAGTGAAACAA caccAAATAGTGTTAATAATCATGCAGCACCAATGACTACATCCTTGATAGAGAATATCAAACATGATGCCATGCTAATGTCACAAAGTTTTGAAGGTTCATCAACCAGCGGCTGTAGTAACATTAATACACGTTCGAATAACTCGCAGGAGTCAACGCCTCGCACGATAACACCAAATCCTTATAATG ACCAGAATTATGCAAATATGCCTACCAACGTAGTTGGACCTTTGGCCGCTGCCTCCAAAATGGTTCCAGTACCAGAAACTTTAATGAGCCCAGATGTATGCCCCGCCGTTGTGGCACAACGTGTCACCGTCAACGCAATTAATACACAATTGCAAAATTctaaaacacacaaaaacaaaG ATAACAAACTCAATTCACCAAAGATGCGTAGTCCACATTTGACGAAACGAAACACCATAGAACGATGCAGTCCTAATATGAGTCCTCGACGTGGTAGTAGCACTTCAAATATGTTGTTACAACATAATAATGTATCAAGTATAAGTCGGGCAGTAGCTGTCCATGCACAATCACAAGTGGACAATCAAATGAAATCACGTTTAGCCAGCAGTTCGATACATATTGCAACACCAGAAACTGGCTCGGCTGGTGCTTTAAGCTCTGATGACGATAGTGATCatataaatattgataaattgaaaaCAATACGCAATAAAGCGGCACAACG ttcacaacagcaacaaaaagagGTGGCAGCCATGGTTGCTGCCTCAAATGCCCAATTCAATCAAAATAATGCAACCGAATCATCAGCTGTGGTCATACAGAAAATCTGGCGTGGTTATCGTACACGCAAGAAAACCAAAGATATTGCTGAAAAGTTGCTTAAGATACGCACACATGAGTACATTGA TAAACTAACCAAAGATATGGAGCTGACGAAAGCACAATTAGAGAATGAACGTAAAATTCAGCAGCTACAAATGCAAGCAATAAATGCACTTTGGAAGAAAGTTTCCACAATGCAGGGCTGCAGCACAACAGCTGGTAGTGCTGCACAAGCTTCGAGTGATGGCGCCTCCAACACTGTTGAGGGTCAGGTCAAATCAGCGGCAGCGACAACAATGATTGATAGCAGCTCGACAGCGGCAGTTCACGATTTAGCTAAGACATGTACTATGCTGACCAGTCAG GTACAACAACTGCAAGGCTCCATGCGCGACATACTCAACTGTCTTACGTTATTCTGCAATTTGCCACAAGAAAACGTAAAGCAATTACtttccgctggtgtagctgaTGCTCTCTCAAATGAGAAACGTGATTGCGCGGCCACACAAACAGAAATTATTGCCGTTCATACACCGCAAATTGAAAATCAAAGCAATTTTCCATTTTCAAAAATACGCCCATCTTCATTGCCATTAGACAAGCAAAAGTCTCAGCATAAACAATTAGTTGGAGGAACTACTGCTATAACTGCGGCTACGGGGGGCAGTGAAATTATACGCAACGAAACCACAACGCAACAGCAACAAACACAACATCAACGTTTTCAACATGAACAAATCGCTGAAGATTGTGATCGGGATGAAGAAAGCGGCATTCAAAGTGAGGATGTTCAGAGTATGGTAGATGCAG gttttctttttttatttattagatttctttttttatttattactttttattattttaatttgaatCCTAATGGTATGAAGGTAGACCTATACATTAAATGGTGGAGAAAAAACCTAAGCCTAAGCGACAATGCTGCATAA
- the Cep97 gene encoding centrosomal protein of 97 kDa isoform X1, translating to MSEEDNDKITLDLSKKQLKKVPKQEDAQNVRVLKLDENELQKIDNIDSYLKIEVLSLSKNQLLRMYGVCRLHCLRELNLSFNGILSIEGLKDCIHLRHLNLEGNNIKTIEHLNNNIKLEYLNLAENSIGSISDISFLKNLKELYLHGNRLTHLRQCDKYLPVSLEILSLAKNNISDLNEICTLLNLTNLHSLTLSENPCIMLTGNAETSIFFSGFDHRPFVLNWCMSLKVIDGFVVDPIESLKAEWLYSQGRGRQFRIGEQAALAKYLSSVCPLIGKALENENERKLRLILSKAQQHQRQLQEEITENSNASSNNSPSSGRRKTSSRIQSPRFSRLSGRQGSPESMVNSYHGNTTSETTPNSVNNHAAPMTTSLIENIKHDAMLMSQSFEGSSTSGCSNINTRSNNSQESTPRTITPNPYNDQNYANMPTNVVGPLAAASKMVPVPETLMSPDVCPAVVAQRVTVNAINTQLQNSKTHKNKDNKLNSPKMRSPHLTKRNTIERCSPNMSPRRGSSTSNMLLQHNNVSSISRAVAVHAQSQVDNQMKSRLASSSIHIATPETGSAGALSSDDDSDHINIDKLKTIRNKAAQRSQQQQKEVAAMVAASNAQFNQNNATESSAVVIQKIWRGYRTRKKTKDIAEKLLKIRTHEYIDFVFSSKLTKDMELTKAQLENERKIQQLQMQAINALWKKVSTMQGCSTTAGSAAQASSDGASNTVEGQVKSAAATTMIDSSSTAAVHDLAKTCTMLTSQVQQLQGSMRDILNCLTLFCNLPQENVKQLLSAGVADALSNEKRDCAATQTEIIAVHTPQIENQSNFPFSKIRPSSLPLDKQKSQHKQLVGGTTAITAATGGSEIIRNETTTQQQQTQHQRFQHEQIAEDCDRDEESGIQSEDVQSMVDAGFLFLFIRFLFLFITFYYFNLNPNGMKVDLYIKWWRKNLSLSDNAA from the exons GTGAGGAAGATAATGACAAAATAACCTTGGATCTCTCGAAAAAGCAATTGAAAAAAGTGCCGAAACAAGAAGATGCACAAAATGTAAGAGTACTCAAATTAGATGAGAATGAGCTACAGAAGATCGACAACATCGATTCCTACTTAAAAATTGAAGTT CTTTCACTTAGCAAAAATCAGCTACTTCGTATGTATGGCGTTTGTCGACTACATTGTCTGCGTGAACTAAATCTCTCCTTCAATGGAATACTGTCGATTGAGGGCCTCAAGGATTGCATACATTTGCGACATTTGAATTTGGaaggaaataatataaaaacgatTGAACATTtgaacaataatattaaattggaatatttaaatTTAGCAGAGAACAGTATAGGTAGTATATCGGATATttcgtttttgaaaaatttgaag GAATTGTATTTGCATGGTAATCGTTTAACACATCTACGCCAATGTGATAAATATCTGCCTgtttcattagaaattttatcattagcaaaaaataacataagcgatttaaatgaaatttgtacATTGTTGAATTTGACAAATTTGCATAGTTTAACGCTGAGTGAAAATCCTTGTATTATGCTGACTGGAAATGCCga AACTTCTATTTTTTTCAGCGGCTTCGATCATCGTCCATTTGTGCTTAATTGGTGCATGAGCTTGAAAGTAATTGATGGCTTTGTAGTGGACCCTATTGAGAG CCTAAAAGCAGAGTGGCTTTACAGTCAAGGACGTGGTCGACAATTTCGCATTGGCGAACAAGCTGCCTTAGCTAAGTATTTAAGTTCAGTTTGTCCACTAATAGGAAAAGCTTTAGAAAATGAAAACGAACGTAAATTACGTTTAATACTCAGCAAAGCACAACAGCATCAACGTCAATTGCAAGAAGAAATAACAGAGAATTCAAATGCATCGAGTAATAATTCACCTTCGTCGGGTAGACGAAAGACTAGTAGTCGTATACAATCACCGAGAT TTTCGCGACTAAGTGGTCGTCAAGGTTCGCCCGAATCAATGGTAAATAGCTATCATGGTAATACAACAAGTGAAACAA caccAAATAGTGTTAATAATCATGCAGCACCAATGACTACATCCTTGATAGAGAATATCAAACATGATGCCATGCTAATGTCACAAAGTTTTGAAGGTTCATCAACCAGCGGCTGTAGTAACATTAATACACGTTCGAATAACTCGCAGGAGTCAACGCCTCGCACGATAACACCAAATCCTTATAATG ACCAGAATTATGCAAATATGCCTACCAACGTAGTTGGACCTTTGGCCGCTGCCTCCAAAATGGTTCCAGTACCAGAAACTTTAATGAGCCCAGATGTATGCCCCGCCGTTGTGGCACAACGTGTCACCGTCAACGCAATTAATACACAATTGCAAAATTctaaaacacacaaaaacaaaG ATAACAAACTCAATTCACCAAAGATGCGTAGTCCACATTTGACGAAACGAAACACCATAGAACGATGCAGTCCTAATATGAGTCCTCGACGTGGTAGTAGCACTTCAAATATGTTGTTACAACATAATAATGTATCAAGTATAAGTCGGGCAGTAGCTGTCCATGCACAATCACAAGTGGACAATCAAATGAAATCACGTTTAGCCAGCAGTTCGATACATATTGCAACACCAGAAACTGGCTCGGCTGGTGCTTTAAGCTCTGATGACGATAGTGATCatataaatattgataaattgaaaaCAATACGCAATAAAGCGGCACAACG ttcacaacagcaacaaaaagagGTGGCAGCCATGGTTGCTGCCTCAAATGCCCAATTCAATCAAAATAATGCAACCGAATCATCAGCTGTGGTCATACAGAAAATCTGGCGTGGTTATCGTACACGCAAGAAAACCAAAGATATTGCTGAAAAGTTGCTTAAGATACGCACACATGAGTACATTGA TTTTGTGTTTTCTAGTAAACTAACCAAAGATATGGAGCTGACGAAAGCACAATTAGAGAATGAACGTAAAATTCAGCAGCTACAAATGCAAGCAATAAATGCACTTTGGAAGAAAGTTTCCACAATGCAGGGCTGCAGCACAACAGCTGGTAGTGCTGCACAAGCTTCGAGTGATGGCGCCTCCAACACTGTTGAGGGTCAGGTCAAATCAGCGGCAGCGACAACAATGATTGATAGCAGCTCGACAGCGGCAGTTCACGATTTAGCTAAGACATGTACTATGCTGACCAGTCAG GTACAACAACTGCAAGGCTCCATGCGCGACATACTCAACTGTCTTACGTTATTCTGCAATTTGCCACAAGAAAACGTAAAGCAATTACtttccgctggtgtagctgaTGCTCTCTCAAATGAGAAACGTGATTGCGCGGCCACACAAACAGAAATTATTGCCGTTCATACACCGCAAATTGAAAATCAAAGCAATTTTCCATTTTCAAAAATACGCCCATCTTCATTGCCATTAGACAAGCAAAAGTCTCAGCATAAACAATTAGTTGGAGGAACTACTGCTATAACTGCGGCTACGGGGGGCAGTGAAATTATACGCAACGAAACCACAACGCAACAGCAACAAACACAACATCAACGTTTTCAACATGAACAAATCGCTGAAGATTGTGATCGGGATGAAGAAAGCGGCATTCAAAGTGAGGATGTTCAGAGTATGGTAGATGCAG gttttctttttttatttattagatttctttttttatttattactttttattattttaatttgaatCCTAATGGTATGAAGGTAGACCTATACATTAAATGGTGGAGAAAAAACCTAAGCCTAAGCGACAATGCTGCATAA
- the Cep97 gene encoding centrosomal protein of 97 kDa isoform X4: MSEEDNDKITLDLSKKQLKKVPKQEDAQNVRVLKLDENELQKIDNIDSYLKIEVLSLSKNQLLRMYGVCRLHCLRELNLSFNGILSIEGLKDCIHLRHLNLEGNNIKTIEHLNNNIKLEYLNLAENSIGSISDISFLKNLKELYLHGNRLTHLRQCDKYLPVSLEILSLAKNNISDLNEICTLLNLTNLHSLTLSENPCIMLTGNADGFDHRPFVLNWCMSLKVIDGFVVDPIESLKAEWLYSQGRGRQFRIGEQAALAKYLSSVCPLIGKALENENERKLRLILSKAQQHQRQLQEEITENSNASSNNSPSSGRRKTSSRIQSPRFSRLSGRQGSPESMVNSYHGNTTSETTPNSVNNHAAPMTTSLIENIKHDAMLMSQSFEGSSTSGCSNINTRSNNSQESTPRTITPNPYNDQNYANMPTNVVGPLAAASKMVPVPETLMSPDVCPAVVAQRVTVNAINTQLQNSKTHKNKDNKLNSPKMRSPHLTKRNTIERCSPNMSPRRGSSTSNMLLQHNNVSSISRAVAVHAQSQVDNQMKSRLASSSIHIATPETGSAGALSSDDDSDHINIDKLKTIRNKAAQRSQQQQKEVAAMVAASNAQFNQNNATESSAVVIQKIWRGYRTRKKTKDIAEKLLKIRTHEYIDKLTKDMELTKAQLENERKIQQLQMQAINALWKKVSTMQGCSTTAGSAAQASSDGASNTVEGQVKSAAATTMIDSSSTAAVHDLAKTCTMLTSQVQQLQGSMRDILNCLTLFCNLPQENVKQLLSAGVADALSNEKRDCAATQTEIIAVHTPQIENQSNFPFSKIRPSSLPLDKQKSQHKQLVGGTTAITAATGGSEIIRNETTTQQQQTQHQRFQHEQIAEDCDRDEESGIQSEDVQSMVDAGFLFLFIRFLFLFITFYYFNLNPNGMKVDLYIKWWRKNLSLSDNAA, from the exons GTGAGGAAGATAATGACAAAATAACCTTGGATCTCTCGAAAAAGCAATTGAAAAAAGTGCCGAAACAAGAAGATGCACAAAATGTAAGAGTACTCAAATTAGATGAGAATGAGCTACAGAAGATCGACAACATCGATTCCTACTTAAAAATTGAAGTT CTTTCACTTAGCAAAAATCAGCTACTTCGTATGTATGGCGTTTGTCGACTACATTGTCTGCGTGAACTAAATCTCTCCTTCAATGGAATACTGTCGATTGAGGGCCTCAAGGATTGCATACATTTGCGACATTTGAATTTGGaaggaaataatataaaaacgatTGAACATTtgaacaataatattaaattggaatatttaaatTTAGCAGAGAACAGTATAGGTAGTATATCGGATATttcgtttttgaaaaatttgaag GAATTGTATTTGCATGGTAATCGTTTAACACATCTACGCCAATGTGATAAATATCTGCCTgtttcattagaaattttatcattagcaaaaaataacataagcgatttaaatgaaatttgtacATTGTTGAATTTGACAAATTTGCATAGTTTAACGCTGAGTGAAAATCCTTGTATTATGCTGACTGGAAATGCCga CGGCTTCGATCATCGTCCATTTGTGCTTAATTGGTGCATGAGCTTGAAAGTAATTGATGGCTTTGTAGTGGACCCTATTGAGAG CCTAAAAGCAGAGTGGCTTTACAGTCAAGGACGTGGTCGACAATTTCGCATTGGCGAACAAGCTGCCTTAGCTAAGTATTTAAGTTCAGTTTGTCCACTAATAGGAAAAGCTTTAGAAAATGAAAACGAACGTAAATTACGTTTAATACTCAGCAAAGCACAACAGCATCAACGTCAATTGCAAGAAGAAATAACAGAGAATTCAAATGCATCGAGTAATAATTCACCTTCGTCGGGTAGACGAAAGACTAGTAGTCGTATACAATCACCGAGAT TTTCGCGACTAAGTGGTCGTCAAGGTTCGCCCGAATCAATGGTAAATAGCTATCATGGTAATACAACAAGTGAAACAA caccAAATAGTGTTAATAATCATGCAGCACCAATGACTACATCCTTGATAGAGAATATCAAACATGATGCCATGCTAATGTCACAAAGTTTTGAAGGTTCATCAACCAGCGGCTGTAGTAACATTAATACACGTTCGAATAACTCGCAGGAGTCAACGCCTCGCACGATAACACCAAATCCTTATAATG ACCAGAATTATGCAAATATGCCTACCAACGTAGTTGGACCTTTGGCCGCTGCCTCCAAAATGGTTCCAGTACCAGAAACTTTAATGAGCCCAGATGTATGCCCCGCCGTTGTGGCACAACGTGTCACCGTCAACGCAATTAATACACAATTGCAAAATTctaaaacacacaaaaacaaaG ATAACAAACTCAATTCACCAAAGATGCGTAGTCCACATTTGACGAAACGAAACACCATAGAACGATGCAGTCCTAATATGAGTCCTCGACGTGGTAGTAGCACTTCAAATATGTTGTTACAACATAATAATGTATCAAGTATAAGTCGGGCAGTAGCTGTCCATGCACAATCACAAGTGGACAATCAAATGAAATCACGTTTAGCCAGCAGTTCGATACATATTGCAACACCAGAAACTGGCTCGGCTGGTGCTTTAAGCTCTGATGACGATAGTGATCatataaatattgataaattgaaaaCAATACGCAATAAAGCGGCACAACG ttcacaacagcaacaaaaagagGTGGCAGCCATGGTTGCTGCCTCAAATGCCCAATTCAATCAAAATAATGCAACCGAATCATCAGCTGTGGTCATACAGAAAATCTGGCGTGGTTATCGTACACGCAAGAAAACCAAAGATATTGCTGAAAAGTTGCTTAAGATACGCACACATGAGTACATTGA TAAACTAACCAAAGATATGGAGCTGACGAAAGCACAATTAGAGAATGAACGTAAAATTCAGCAGCTACAAATGCAAGCAATAAATGCACTTTGGAAGAAAGTTTCCACAATGCAGGGCTGCAGCACAACAGCTGGTAGTGCTGCACAAGCTTCGAGTGATGGCGCCTCCAACACTGTTGAGGGTCAGGTCAAATCAGCGGCAGCGACAACAATGATTGATAGCAGCTCGACAGCGGCAGTTCACGATTTAGCTAAGACATGTACTATGCTGACCAGTCAG GTACAACAACTGCAAGGCTCCATGCGCGACATACTCAACTGTCTTACGTTATTCTGCAATTTGCCACAAGAAAACGTAAAGCAATTACtttccgctggtgtagctgaTGCTCTCTCAAATGAGAAACGTGATTGCGCGGCCACACAAACAGAAATTATTGCCGTTCATACACCGCAAATTGAAAATCAAAGCAATTTTCCATTTTCAAAAATACGCCCATCTTCATTGCCATTAGACAAGCAAAAGTCTCAGCATAAACAATTAGTTGGAGGAACTACTGCTATAACTGCGGCTACGGGGGGCAGTGAAATTATACGCAACGAAACCACAACGCAACAGCAACAAACACAACATCAACGTTTTCAACATGAACAAATCGCTGAAGATTGTGATCGGGATGAAGAAAGCGGCATTCAAAGTGAGGATGTTCAGAGTATGGTAGATGCAG gttttctttttttatttattagatttctttttttatttattactttttattattttaatttgaatCCTAATGGTATGAAGGTAGACCTATACATTAAATGGTGGAGAAAAAACCTAAGCCTAAGCGACAATGCTGCATAA